One Alkalidesulfovibrio alkalitolerans DSM 16529 genomic region harbors:
- a CDS encoding DUF4198 domain-containing protein — protein MKRIASILTFLLVLVAAKAALAHFGMVIPSEDVVLDRKQAALTLELSFSHPMEGEGMTLEKPGFEVYVDGEVQDISSVLKPATIMGGEAFTATYTVQRPGVYSFVMTPKPYFEPAEDCFIQHLTKVVVPAFGEEEGWEEPLGLATEIVPLTRPFGNYAGNVFTGRVFVDGVPAPGVVVEVEYYNRDGKYEAPNDYLITQVVLTDDNGVFSYAVPWAGWWGFAALTTASEPLQHEGEDKDVEMGAVLWTKFVEPKRAK, from the coding sequence ATGAAGCGCATCGCGTCCATTCTGACCTTTCTGCTCGTGCTGGTCGCGGCCAAGGCGGCCTTGGCCCATTTCGGCATGGTCATTCCGTCCGAGGACGTCGTCCTGGACAGGAAGCAGGCTGCGTTGACCCTGGAGCTGTCGTTCTCGCATCCCATGGAAGGCGAGGGCATGACGCTCGAAAAACCCGGTTTCGAGGTCTATGTCGACGGCGAGGTCCAGGACATCTCCTCCGTTCTGAAGCCCGCCACGATCATGGGCGGCGAGGCCTTCACCGCCACCTACACGGTGCAGCGGCCGGGCGTGTATTCCTTCGTCATGACGCCCAAGCCCTATTTCGAGCCCGCCGAGGATTGCTTCATCCAGCACCTGACCAAGGTGGTGGTGCCCGCCTTCGGCGAGGAGGAGGGCTGGGAGGAACCGCTCGGGCTGGCCACGGAGATCGTCCCCCTGACCCGGCCCTTCGGCAACTACGCGGGCAACGTCTTCACCGGCCGCGTGTTCGTTGACGGCGTGCCCGCGCCGGGCGTGGTCGTCGAGGTCGAATACTACAATCGCGACGGCAAGTACGAAGCGCCCAATGACTACCTGATCACGCAGGTCGTGCTCACCGACGACAATGGTGTCTTCTCCTATGCCGTGCCCTGGGCGGGCTGGTGGGGCTTCGCCGCCCTGACCACCGCTTCGGAGCCGTTGCAGCACGAGGGCGAGGACAAGGACGTGGAGATGGGCGCAGTGCTCTGGACCAAATTCGTCGAGCCCAAGCGCGCGAAATAG
- the cbiM gene encoding cobalt transporter CbiM, producing MHISEGVLSVPVLLGGAALTIAGTAIGLRRIGHERLMTVAVMAAAFFVGSLIHVPIGPANAHLVLNGLLGAILGPAAFPAILVALALQAVLFQYGGLTALGVNAFNMAFPAVVCWVLFRPLLATGRTAALGGFACGFTGVLLAALLTAFSLALSDEAFGTAATVLVVGHLPVMVVEGLVTAMAVAFFAKSRPELLHTSPR from the coding sequence ATGCACATTTCCGAAGGCGTTCTTTCCGTGCCCGTCTTGCTCGGCGGAGCGGCGCTGACTATCGCCGGAACCGCGATCGGGCTTCGCCGCATCGGCCATGAGCGGCTGATGACCGTGGCCGTCATGGCGGCCGCGTTTTTCGTGGGCTCGCTCATCCACGTGCCCATCGGTCCGGCCAACGCCCACCTCGTGCTCAACGGGCTGCTCGGCGCGATCCTCGGACCGGCCGCCTTTCCCGCAATCCTCGTGGCCCTGGCCCTGCAGGCCGTGCTGTTCCAGTACGGCGGGCTCACCGCGCTGGGCGTCAACGCCTTCAACATGGCGTTTCCAGCCGTCGTCTGCTGGGTGTTGTTCCGGCCGCTGCTCGCCACGGGAAGAACCGCCGCCCTTGGGGGCTTCGCGTGCGGCTTTACCGGAGTGCTTCTGGCCGCGCTCCTGACCGCCTTCTCCCTCGCCTTGAGCGACGAAGCCTTCGGCACGGCGGCCACAGTGCTGGTCGTCGGCCATCTGCCGGTCATGGTCGTCGAGGGTCTGGTCACGGCCATGGCCGTGGCCTTTTTCGCCAAATCCCGTCCCGAATTGCTGCACACTTCGCCGCGCTGA
- the cbiQ gene encoding cobalt ECF transporter T component CbiQ, with amino-acid sequence MFDEPFATGDTIIHRLDPRARLVAATLFSVVVAVSATPRAAAVALACACLVLAASRPRLLPLLKRLFVVNLFIAFLWLMLPFSTPGETVRSIGPLAATQQGIELALLISLKSNAIVLAFIALVATSDAATLGQAMYRLRVPGKLAFLFLFTYRFVQVVGEEFGRLRTAAKLRGFVPRTSMHTYRTVAALLAMVLVKSHDRAQRVHQAMLLRGFTGRFVSLREFRFRSFDALFLGCMSGLCAAVAAVDVLTRGVHA; translated from the coding sequence ATGTTCGACGAGCCGTTCGCCACGGGCGACACCATCATCCACCGCCTCGACCCGCGCGCGCGTCTCGTGGCCGCAACCCTCTTCTCGGTCGTGGTGGCCGTGAGCGCAACGCCGCGCGCCGCCGCCGTGGCCCTTGCCTGCGCTTGCCTCGTCCTGGCCGCCTCGCGGCCGCGCCTTCTTCCGCTTCTGAAGCGTCTTTTCGTGGTCAACCTGTTCATCGCGTTCCTGTGGCTCATGCTGCCCTTTTCCACGCCGGGCGAGACGGTCCGTTCGATCGGCCCTCTCGCGGCCACGCAGCAAGGCATCGAACTGGCCCTGCTCATCAGCCTCAAATCCAACGCCATCGTGCTCGCTTTCATTGCCCTCGTAGCTACGTCGGACGCCGCAACCTTGGGGCAGGCCATGTATCGGCTGCGCGTGCCGGGAAAGCTGGCGTTCCTTTTTCTCTTCACCTATCGTTTCGTGCAGGTCGTGGGCGAGGAATTCGGACGTCTACGCACGGCCGCCAAGCTGCGGGGATTCGTACCGCGCACCTCCATGCACACCTACCGTACCGTGGCCGCACTCTTGGCCATGGTGCTGGTCAAGAGCCACGACCGGGCGCAGCGAGTTCATCAGGCCATGCTGCTGCGGGGCTTCACCGGGCGCTTTGTCTCCCTGCGTGAATTTCGCTTCCGGTCCTTTGACGCGCTTTTTTTGGGGTGTATGTCCGGCCTTTGCGCGGCTGTGGCCGCCGTGGATGTCTTGACGCGGGGCGTCCATGCCTGA
- a CDS encoding energy-coupling factor ABC transporter ATP-binding protein: MPDVPLIALDSVRYTYPGASAPVLDDAAFSLRAGQRIGLLGPNGSGKTTLVHVMMGLLVPERGRVLFKGREVKGERDFGPVRAAIGLLLQNADDQLFFPTVLDDVAFGPLNVGQPPAQARETALGVLASLGLGGFENRLTHRLSGGEKKLVALAAVLAMNPQALLLDEPTNNLDPATREKLIAILRGMDQAMVIISHDWDFLAKTTDDFCSIKNGRVCAESKPAPHAHVHIHPSGDVHHDHPDA, from the coding sequence ATGCCTGACGTCCCTTTGATCGCCCTCGATAGCGTGCGCTACACGTATCCGGGCGCAAGCGCCCCGGTGCTCGACGATGCGGCCTTTTCCCTGCGCGCGGGGCAGCGCATCGGCCTGCTCGGACCCAACGGCAGCGGCAAGACCACGCTTGTGCACGTCATGATGGGCCTGCTCGTGCCTGAGCGGGGCAGGGTGCTCTTCAAAGGACGCGAGGTGAAGGGGGAAAGGGATTTCGGCCCGGTTCGGGCCGCCATCGGGCTTTTGCTGCAAAACGCCGACGATCAGCTTTTTTTCCCCACGGTTCTCGACGACGTGGCCTTCGGACCACTGAACGTTGGCCAACCTCCTGCCCAGGCCCGCGAGACGGCTCTTGGCGTCCTGGCTTCCTTAGGGCTCGGCGGGTTCGAGAACCGGCTCACGCACAGGCTTTCCGGCGGGGAGAAAAAGCTTGTCGCCCTGGCCGCCGTGCTGGCCATGAACCCGCAGGCGCTCCTGCTCGATGAGCCGACCAACAATCTCGACCCCGCGACTCGCGAGAAGTTGATCGCCATCCTGCGGGGCATGGACCAGGCCATGGTCATCATCTCGCACGACTGGGATTTTCTGGCCAAGACCACGGACGATTTCTGCTCCATCAAGAACGGACGCGTGTGCGCCGAGTCCAAGCCCGCCCCGCACGCCCACGTACACATTCACCCTTCGGGCGACGTGCACCACGACCACCCCGACGCCTGA
- a CDS encoding chemotaxis protein CheW, whose amino-acid sequence MSGEVEKQTNQYLTFTLADEIFALDIGSVREVLELTNITRIPRTPPFMRGVINLRGHAVPVVDMRLKFGLPEVEATVNTCIIIVEVEVEGEDTVLGALVDSVREVVEMTPEAIEPAPRMGTSIDTRFIRGMGKQDEHFVIILDIGKVFSADELALARDAGGQGVQEAVLAQ is encoded by the coding sequence ATGAGCGGCGAAGTGGAAAAGCAGACCAACCAGTATCTGACGTTCACCCTTGCAGACGAGATATTCGCCCTGGACATCGGGTCGGTCCGCGAGGTTCTGGAACTCACGAACATCACGCGCATCCCGCGCACGCCTCCCTTCATGCGTGGCGTCATCAACCTGCGCGGCCACGCCGTGCCGGTGGTGGACATGCGCTTGAAGTTCGGCCTGCCCGAGGTCGAGGCCACGGTCAACACCTGCATCATCATCGTCGAGGTCGAGGTCGAGGGCGAGGACACTGTGCTCGGCGCGTTGGTCGATTCGGTGCGCGAGGTGGTGGAGATGACGCCCGAGGCCATCGAGCCCGCGCCGCGCATGGGAACGAGCATCGACACCCGGTTCATTCGGGGCATGGGGAAGCAGGACGAGCATTTCGTGATCATCCTCGACATCGGCAAGGTCTTCTCGGCCGACGAACTGGCTCTGGCGCGCGACGCGGGAGGTCAGGGGGTGCAGGAGGCCGTCCTGGCGCAGTAA
- a CDS encoding cold shock domain-containing protein: protein MKHTGVVTWFNEIKGFGFIRDHVANDDVYVDFSAVQREGFRTLSAGEEVEFVRTETAGAPKAAEVRVIGGAS, encoded by the coding sequence ATGAAACACACGGGCGTCGTCACCTGGTTCAACGAGATCAAGGGCTTCGGGTTCATTCGCGACCACGTCGCGAACGACGACGTGTACGTGGACTTCTCCGCCGTGCAGCGGGAAGGATTCCGGACGCTCTCGGCGGGCGAAGAGGTCGAATTCGTCCGCACCGAGACTGCGGGCGCGCCCAAGGCCGCTGAAGTTCGCGTCATCGGCGGCGCATCCTGA
- the infA gene encoding translation initiation factor IF-1, protein MAKEDAIEVDGVVQEALPNAMFRVELENGHEVLAHISGKMRKYYIRILPGDKVKVELSPYDLTRGRITYRLK, encoded by the coding sequence ATGGCCAAGGAAGACGCGATTGAAGTAGACGGCGTGGTGCAGGAGGCCCTGCCCAACGCCATGTTCCGCGTGGAACTGGAAAACGGGCACGAGGTGCTGGCCCATATTTCCGGCAAAATGCGCAAGTATTACATCCGCATCCTGCCCGGCGACAAGGTGAAGGTCGAACTCTCCCCCTACGACCTGACCCGCGGCCGCATCACCTATCGTCTCAAGTAA
- a CDS encoding FlgO family outer membrane protein: MPNVHRICAVFAGIVLLAALTAGCSVQTLEDFHAAAQRMNPKKSPCETTGCVLAANMQAADTLDRALQSRKFPKSGRIVLTTFVDVDNLAETSTLGRLIPEQISARLAQKGYSAVELKTLSPDIAIQNDVGEFALSRQTGEVVKTGLGDAILIGTYAMGAASIAVTVRVIDADDNVVLAGAGYELPLSPDVMTLAQIAPAQRSAGTGPADLRPVVSTLLPGDRR, translated from the coding sequence ATGCCGAACGTCCATCGCATTTGCGCCGTGTTCGCCGGAATCGTTCTGCTCGCCGCCCTGACTGCGGGATGCTCCGTGCAGACGCTGGAAGACTTTCACGCCGCCGCGCAGCGCATGAATCCCAAGAAATCGCCGTGCGAGACGACGGGCTGCGTTCTCGCGGCGAACATGCAGGCGGCCGACACGCTCGATCGCGCGCTTCAAAGCCGCAAATTCCCCAAGAGCGGCCGCATCGTCCTCACGACCTTCGTGGACGTGGACAACCTCGCTGAAACCTCGACCTTGGGCCGTCTGATTCCGGAACAGATATCCGCGCGGCTGGCCCAGAAAGGCTACTCCGCGGTCGAATTGAAGACCCTTTCTCCGGACATTGCAATCCAAAATGATGTGGGCGAGTTCGCCCTTTCGCGACAGACCGGGGAAGTGGTCAAGACGGGCCTGGGCGATGCCATCCTGATCGGGACGTATGCCATGGGAGCGGCCTCGATCGCCGTGACAGTCCGGGTCATTGACGCCGACGACAACGTGGTCCTGGCCGGAGCGGGCTACGAATTGCCGCTCTCCCCCGACGTCATGACTCTGGCCCAGATCGCGCCAGCGCAGCGGTCGGCAGGAACGGGACCCGCGGACCTGCGGCCCGTGGTCTCCACGCTGCTGCCCGGCGACAGGCGCTAA
- a CDS encoding purine-nucleoside phosphorylase, with protein MQNIGKVQECARLVRDRLGAVEPEAVGIVLGTGLGGFAETLTDARIPYDEIPGFPASTVASHAGALLQGRVTDRQVLALSGRVHIYEGYDPRDICLGVRTLAALGVKTVILTNAAGALDPRFCVGDLMCISDHLNWTGRTPLAGPNRDEWGCRFPDMRQVWSPELIALTMETALSLGIRLEKGVYLQTPGPQMETPAETRAYRMLGADAVGMSTVLEAIALHHMGVKLLGISCLTNKNLPDCMEEASLETVIARATETGGRLSRLLRALIPKIPEPEDAHAGKNA; from the coding sequence ATGCAAAACATTGGAAAAGTCCAAGAATGCGCGCGGCTTGTCCGCGATCGCCTGGGCGCCGTCGAGCCGGAAGCGGTCGGCATAGTGCTCGGAACGGGCCTCGGGGGATTCGCCGAAACCCTAACCGACGCGCGTATCCCCTATGACGAGATCCCGGGTTTTCCCGCCTCCACCGTCGCAAGCCACGCGGGCGCTCTTCTTCAGGGACGCGTTACCGACCGCCAAGTGCTGGCCCTATCCGGTCGCGTTCATATCTATGAAGGATATGACCCCCGGGACATCTGCCTCGGCGTGCGCACCCTGGCAGCGCTCGGCGTGAAGACCGTGATCCTGACCAACGCCGCGGGCGCGCTCGACCCGCGCTTTTGTGTGGGCGACCTGATGTGCATCTCCGACCATCTCAACTGGACGGGACGCACCCCCCTGGCCGGTCCCAACCGCGACGAATGGGGATGCCGTTTTCCCGACATGCGCCAAGTCTGGAGCCCCGAACTGATCGCCCTGACCATGGAAACAGCGCTCTCACTGGGCATCCGGCTCGAAAAAGGGGTCTACCTGCAAACGCCGGGCCCCCAGATGGAGACGCCGGCCGAGACGCGCGCCTACCGCATGCTCGGGGCCGACGCCGTGGGCATGTCCACGGTGCTCGAAGCGATCGCGCTGCATCACATGGGTGTCAAGCTTCTTGGCATCTCCTGCCTGACGAACAAAAATCTGCCCGATTGCATGGAAGAAGCGAGTCTGGAGACGGTCATCGCCCGTGCCACGGAAACGGGCGGCCGCCTTTCGCGGCTGCTGAGGGCTCTCATACCGAAAATTCCGGAGCCCGAAGACGCCCACGCGGGCAAGAACGCCTAA
- a CDS encoding motility protein A, whose amino-acid sequence MDISTLLGLVVGLAMVFGAIFLGGSFMDFVNVPSIMIVVGGTLAAISVAFPFEEVIQAFYAGVKIFASRKVRPREVVDIMVKVAEISRREGLLALENIQTENAVLKKSCQLIADNADPALIRDTLRIEIGAMKRRHKIGQDVFKGLAAYAPSFGMIGTLIGLVQMLTRLDDPSSLGPAMAVALTTTFYGIILSTLIFLPIAGKLYARTQQEILHLEIIFEGAKSILENNNPRLVYEKLSSFIAPKERKYER is encoded by the coding sequence ATGGACATCTCGACTCTTCTTGGTCTCGTCGTCGGCTTGGCCATGGTTTTCGGAGCCATCTTTCTCGGCGGCTCCTTCATGGATTTCGTCAACGTCCCGAGCATCATGATCGTTGTCGGCGGCACGCTGGCCGCTATCAGCGTGGCCTTTCCTTTCGAGGAGGTCATCCAGGCCTTTTACGCGGGCGTGAAGATCTTCGCCTCGCGCAAAGTGCGGCCCCGCGAAGTGGTCGACATCATGGTCAAAGTGGCCGAGATCAGCCGTCGCGAAGGATTGCTGGCCCTGGAAAATATCCAGACAGAGAACGCGGTCCTGAAGAAATCCTGTCAGCTTATTGCGGACAACGCCGACCCCGCCTTGATCCGGGATACCCTGCGTATCGAGATTGGAGCCATGAAGCGCCGTCACAAGATTGGGCAGGACGTGTTCAAGGGGCTGGCCGCCTACGCGCCCTCCTTCGGCATGATCGGTACGCTGATCGGTCTCGTGCAGATGCTCACCCGGCTCGACGACCCGTCTTCGCTCGGCCCGGCCATGGCCGTAGCCCTGACGACAACGTTCTACGGCATCATCCTGTCCACGCTCATATTCCTGCCCATCGCGGGCAAGCTCTACGCCCGCACGCAGCAGGAGATCCTACATCTGGAGATCATCTTCGAGGGCGCGAAGTCGATTCTGGAAAACAACAACCCGCGTCTCGTCTACGAGAAGCTCTCATCATTCATAGCTCCGAAGGAACGGAAGTATGAGCGATGA
- a CDS encoding OmpA/MotB family protein, translating to MSDEPQGFLDQEEEQEPKNYWLMTYADMVTLLLTFFILLFSMSSLDQSQFSESFTAIRAAIQGKETTIATSRITAKEASVLVEQVQLRRQIEQAQQRVFQDVRLLQTTEGVEGVLTAKLDKGKITLRLPSEVLFDSGSATLKPGGRVVLGQLKNFFIKYPDQMINIKGYTDDVLPSPTARFRDNWELSAMRAVNVLRLMVELGLNPNRMTATGLADLDPLLPNTSPENRAQNRRVEFVLEKIVE from the coding sequence ATGAGCGATGAGCCCCAGGGGTTCCTTGATCAGGAAGAAGAACAGGAGCCGAAGAATTATTGGCTGATGACCTATGCCGACATGGTCACGCTGCTCCTGACCTTCTTCATCCTGCTCTTCTCCATGTCCTCGCTCGATCAAAGCCAGTTTTCCGAATCCTTCACGGCCATCCGTGCGGCCATCCAGGGCAAAGAGACGACCATCGCCACTTCCCGCATCACGGCCAAGGAGGCCTCGGTGCTGGTGGAACAGGTCCAGTTGCGCCGCCAGATAGAACAGGCGCAGCAGCGAGTCTTTCAGGATGTGAGACTCCTGCAGACCACCGAAGGCGTGGAAGGGGTGCTGACGGCCAAACTGGACAAGGGCAAGATCACGCTTAGATTGCCCAGCGAGGTGCTCTTCGATTCAGGCTCAGCGACGCTCAAGCCCGGAGGAAGGGTTGTTCTTGGACAGCTCAAGAATTTTTTCATCAAATATCCCGACCAGATGATCAACATCAAGGGCTACACGGACGACGTGTTGCCGTCGCCCACCGCGCGTTTTCGCGATAACTGGGAACTTTCCGCCATGCGTGCTGTCAACGTTCTCCGGCTGATGGTGGAACTCGGGCTCAACCCCAACCGCATGACCGCCACCGGGCTTGCCGATCTCGACCCGCTGCTCCCCAACACGTCACCCGAGAATCGAGCCCAGAACAGGCGTGTCGAATTTGTCCTGGAAAAAATCGTTGAATGA
- a CDS encoding biotin carboxylase N-terminal domain-containing protein yields the protein MSANRHKVLVANRGEIAIRIINACRKLDLGFVAVHTKEDAQSGHVSHARKHGGDEAVYRVASYHDANELLSVADAAGATAVHPGYGFFAEDFRFARRVVNRDRPLIWIGPSWRVIRELGDKINTKRLARKLGVPTVPGSDKPVYDEMEAEEIAKSLFAFQADQGFERHVVLLKASAGGGGMGIEEVERMDTFRTTYRRLRNYAKRQFQDSGVLIEQRIFDFNHLEVQVLGDRKGTAHVHFGTRNCTVQSTGRQKRIEVAPGFMPGELQYTFDAGKVLDDIIDYSLRIARDVGYDSVGTWEWIVTPKGDPFLMEVNTRIQVENGISGAISAIRGEGPVDLIKEQIRCALGEDLGYSQDDVTFNGVSIEYRLIAEDPDNRFTPWVGLIERFQWEEQPWLSVLTHVPTTEPYDIPTEFDPNLALAIIRGKDLAEAKARGVQFLDSLKLTGIDRAGRELRSNVAFLRDKTANLLEF from the coding sequence GTGTCCGCGAATCGACATAAAGTCTTGGTCGCAAACCGGGGCGAGATCGCCATCCGCATCATCAATGCCTGTCGCAAGCTTGATCTGGGCTTCGTGGCCGTGCACACCAAGGAAGACGCCCAGTCCGGCCACGTCTCGCACGCCCGCAAGCACGGTGGGGACGAGGCTGTCTATCGCGTTGCCTCCTACCACGACGCCAACGAGTTGCTCTCCGTGGCCGACGCTGCGGGCGCCACGGCCGTGCATCCCGGCTACGGCTTCTTCGCCGAGGACTTCCGCTTTGCGCGCCGCGTGGTCAACCGCGACCGCCCCCTGATCTGGATCGGACCGTCATGGCGCGTCATCCGTGAACTTGGCGACAAGATCAACACCAAGCGTTTGGCCAGAAAGCTTGGCGTACCCACTGTTCCAGGGTCGGACAAGCCCGTTTACGACGAGATGGAGGCCGAGGAAATCGCGAAAAGCCTTTTCGCTTTCCAGGCCGACCAAGGGTTCGAGCGCCACGTGGTGCTGCTCAAGGCCTCCGCCGGCGGCGGCGGCATGGGCATCGAGGAGGTGGAGCGCATGGACACCTTCCGCACTACCTACCGCCGCCTGCGCAACTACGCCAAGCGTCAATTCCAGGATTCCGGCGTGCTTATCGAGCAGCGCATCTTCGATTTCAACCATCTTGAAGTGCAGGTGCTGGGCGACCGCAAAGGCACGGCCCACGTGCATTTCGGCACCCGCAACTGCACCGTGCAGAGCACCGGGCGGCAAAAACGCATCGAGGTCGCTCCCGGCTTCATGCCTGGCGAGTTGCAGTACACCTTCGACGCAGGCAAGGTGCTCGACGACATCATCGACTACTCCCTGCGCATCGCCCGCGACGTGGGTTATGACTCCGTAGGCACATGGGAGTGGATCGTGACTCCCAAGGGCGATCCCTTCCTCATGGAGGTCAACACCCGCATTCAGGTGGAGAACGGCATCTCCGGGGCTATTTCCGCCATCCGGGGGGAAGGGCCGGTGGACCTCATCAAGGAGCAAATCCGCTGCGCTCTGGGCGAGGATCTCGGCTACAGCCAGGACGACGTCACCTTCAACGGCGTGAGCATCGAATACCGGCTCATTGCCGAAGACCCGGACAACCGTTTTACGCCTTGGGTCGGCCTCATCGAGCGCTTTCAGTGGGAAGAGCAGCCATGGCTTTCCGTACTGACCCACGTGCCGACCACCGAACCGTACGACATCCCCACCGAGTTCGACCCCAACCTGGCGCTGGCTATTATCCGGGGCAAGGATCTGGCCGAGGCCAAGGCCCGGGGCGTGCAATTCCTCGACAGCCTCAAGCTGACGGGTATTGATAGGGCGGGCCGGGAGCTTCGCTCCAACGTGGCTTTCCTGCGGGACAAGACCGCCAACCTTTTGGAATTCTAG